The nucleotide sequence CGACGCACGGCGCGATCAAGGGCACCTACCTGACCGTGTGGCGCATCCTGCGCTGCAACCCCTGGAACGCCGGCGGAGTCGACCCCGTGCCGCCGCGTACTCGCCGCCCATGGCGTCTCCGGTCCTCCGGGACAGCCCCCGAGGCGCAGAAGACCTCCCGTACGTGCACCTCTGATCACGCCGACCATGTGCACGGTACGCACACCATCGCCCGAGGAGCTTGACCGTGGGGCTACTTAATCCCCTCTACGACGCCGTTTCCTGGATCATCCTGCAATTCCACGCGCTGTTCAGCCCGATTTTCGGCAAGGGCAGCGGATGGTCCTGGGGCCTCGCCATCGCGTGCCTGGTGGTCGTGATCCGGATCTGTCTGATCCCGCTGTTCGTGAAGCAGATCCGGGCCACCCGGAACATGCAGATCCTGCAGCCCAAGATCAAGGAGATCCAGAAGCGCTACAAGGACGATCGTGAGCGCCAGTCCCAGGAGATGATGAAGCTCTACAAGGAAACGGGCACCAACCCGCTTTCGAGCTGTCTCCCGATCCTTGTGCAGATGCCGTTCTTCTTCGCGCTGTTCCACGTGCTCAACCGCGTGTCGCAGGGCAAGACGGTCGGCGTCCTCAGCCAGAGCGACGTCAACAGCGCCAAGGAAGCGCACATCTTCGGCGCGCCGATCGCCGCGAAGTTCCTGGACTCGGCGTCCGAGGTCGCCAAGCTGGGCGCGGACCTCAGCACCGTCCGCATCGTGACGGTCGTCATGATCGTGATGATGTCGGCGTCGCAGTTCATCACGCAGCGCCAGTTGATGGTGAAGAACACGGATCCCACCGCGATGGCCGCGAACCCGTTCGCGCAGCAGCAGAAGATCCTGATGTACGTCTTCCCCATCATGTTCGCGGTCTTCGGCATCAACTTCCCCGTGGGTGTCCTCCTCTACTGGCTGACCACCAACCTGTGGACCATGGGCCAGCAGATGTACGTGATCCAGCGCAACCCCACGCCCGGCAGCATCGCGTTCCAGGCACGCCAGGAACGGTTGGCGGAGAAGGCCCGCAAGCAGGGCAAGGTCCTCACTCCGGAAGGCGATGTCGTCGACGCCGAGGAGTACG is from Yinghuangia sp. ASG 101 and encodes:
- the yidD gene encoding membrane protein insertion efficiency factor YidD, coding for MKYLLMGLIRLYQWTISPMLGPVCRFYPSCSRYGYEAISTHGAIKGTYLTVWRILRCNPWNAGGVDPVPPRTRRPWRLRSSGTAPEAQKTSRTCTSDHADHVHGTHTIARGA
- the yidC gene encoding membrane protein insertase YidC, producing MGLLNPLYDAVSWIILQFHALFSPIFGKGSGWSWGLAIACLVVVIRICLIPLFVKQIRATRNMQILQPKIKEIQKRYKDDRERQSQEMMKLYKETGTNPLSSCLPILVQMPFFFALFHVLNRVSQGKTVGVLSQSDVNSAKEAHIFGAPIAAKFLDSASEVAKLGADLSTVRIVTVVMIVMMSASQFITQRQLMVKNTDPTAMAANPFAQQQKILMYVFPIMFAVFGINFPVGVLLYWLTTNLWTMGQQMYVIQRNPTPGSIAFQARQERLAEKARKQGKVLTPEGDVVDAEEYERKQAEEKERAAKRTQPSRTSKAKRKSGGPHGPAPQRSTVKGSTARTPPSGKNGTPPADSDAAESADTGGSANGRSGQARQNGQNGQNGQSRPAARKQTQSRKQAQSRKGRKKS